From Desulfovibrio oxyclinae DSM 11498, the proteins below share one genomic window:
- a CDS encoding ABC transporter permease: MTLGLKLKKRDEPWKWGAPVILVGALLFSFLISALLLEGQGQNALEGLSILWSGAFGSAYAFQGTFLKAVPIFMCSLGVAVAFRMQIWNIGAEGQFALGAIGATWMALSFPDMPWYGQLPLMFFMAFLFGAFWAFIPAFLRLKLHVNEIISTLMLNYIAILLLEYLVFGVWRDPSSFGFPMTAEFSPGGVIAGIAGTRYHWGIIFCAIVGVLLWAFMRFTRMGFELKASGEGPRVARYAGMPYGFLVIFVMCVSGGLAGWAGCIETSAILGRLQPSLMVGYGYTAIVVAWLARLEPRNIAFASLLLAALRVGVENMQLQMQIPAAFGEIMEGVILLSVLAGQFFLSYSLERVSDSAQEA, from the coding sequence ATGACGCTTGGACTCAAGCTGAAAAAGCGCGATGAACCCTGGAAGTGGGGCGCCCCGGTAATCCTCGTGGGCGCCCTGCTCTTTTCCTTCCTTATCAGTGCACTGCTGCTGGAAGGTCAGGGTCAGAACGCTTTGGAAGGCCTCAGTATTCTATGGAGCGGCGCTTTCGGAAGCGCCTACGCATTTCAGGGAACCTTCCTGAAGGCGGTGCCCATCTTCATGTGTTCCCTCGGCGTTGCCGTGGCCTTTCGCATGCAGATATGGAACATCGGGGCCGAAGGGCAGTTCGCTCTCGGCGCCATCGGCGCGACGTGGATGGCCCTGAGCTTTCCCGACATGCCGTGGTACGGCCAGCTGCCGCTCATGTTCTTCATGGCCTTTCTGTTCGGGGCGTTCTGGGCCTTCATACCGGCCTTCCTGCGTCTCAAGCTGCACGTCAACGAGATCATCTCCACCCTGATGCTCAACTACATTGCCATCCTGCTGCTTGAGTATCTCGTTTTCGGCGTGTGGCGTGACCCGTCCAGCTTCGGCTTCCCAATGACCGCAGAGTTCTCGCCTGGCGGCGTCATCGCCGGTATTGCCGGAACCCGGTACCACTGGGGCATAATTTTCTGCGCCATCGTCGGCGTGTTGCTCTGGGCCTTCATGCGTTTCACCCGCATGGGCTTCGAGCTCAAGGCGAGCGGGGAAGGCCCTCGTGTGGCCCGGTATGCGGGCATGCCGTATGGCTTCCTCGTCATCTTCGTCATGTGCGTCTCAGGCGGACTGGCGGGATGGGCGGGGTGCATTGAAACATCCGCCATCCTCGGCAGACTCCAGCCGAGCCTTATGGTCGGCTACGGCTATACTGCCATTGTCGTGGCATGGCTTGCCAGACTGGAGCCGCGCAATATCGCATTCGCCTCGCTGCTTTTGGCCGCGCTGCGCGTCGGCGTCGAGAACATGCAGTTGCAGATGCAGATTCCTGCGGCCTTTGGTGAAATCATGGAGGGCGTTATCCTGCTCTCCGTTCTCGCCGGACAGTTTTTCCTGAGCTACAGTCTGGAGCGGGTGTCCGACTCCGCGCAGGAGGCATAG
- a CDS encoding amino acid ABC transporter permease has translation MDFSLVFEHYDLFLKGALNTLKITLGALSLGLVLGTLAGTSRISRNVFMRYAADTYIQVIRGTPMLLQIYFFFFGLPQLFMVLFDVRLPQDPLWLGMLALGINSGAYTAEIIRAGILSIDRGQMEAARCSGLTHQQAMISVILPQAFRRMIPPLCNELIVLLKDSSLVSVVGFGELMYTSKVLGAKYYTFVPFLFGAGVIYLTCTFTFAKILDYVERRLNAGSSRDDDKQIVDLG, from the coding sequence GTGGACTTTTCTCTTGTATTCGAACATTACGATCTATTTCTCAAAGGCGCGCTGAACACGCTGAAGATCACCCTCGGCGCGCTTTCGCTCGGCCTTGTGCTCGGCACGCTTGCCGGTACCAGCCGCATAAGCCGCAACGTGTTCATGCGCTACGCTGCGGATACCTACATTCAGGTCATTCGCGGCACCCCCATGCTGCTGCAGATCTACTTTTTCTTCTTCGGCCTGCCCCAGCTGTTCATGGTCCTCTTTGACGTCAGGCTGCCGCAGGATCCGCTGTGGCTCGGGATGCTGGCTCTGGGTATCAACTCGGGCGCCTACACGGCCGAAATCATCCGCGCCGGCATTCTCTCCATCGACCGCGGTCAGATGGAAGCTGCGCGCTGTTCCGGTCTGACGCATCAGCAGGCCATGATTTCCGTCATTCTGCCGCAGGCGTTCAGACGCATGATTCCGCCTCTTTGCAACGAGCTCATCGTGCTGCTCAAGGACTCCTCGCTGGTGTCCGTGGTCGGCTTCGGCGAGCTGATGTACACCTCCAAGGTGCTCGGGGCGAAATACTACACCTTCGTGCCGTTCCTGTTCGGCGCAGGCGTCATCTACCTCACCTGCACCTTCACCTTCGCCAAGATCCTCGACTACGTGGAGCGAAGGCTTAACGCAGGCAGCTCAAGGGACGACGATAAACAGATCGTCGACCTCGGTTAA
- the thiM gene encoding hydroxyethylthiazole kinase: MNKSTICENLEKLREAGPLVTSITNYVVTNSTANALLAIGASPIMTHAVEEVEELMAFSGALVINLGTVARTYAEAMPVAWAAANKNNVPVVLDPVGAGATKLRTELPVGMLKEYRPAIIRGNASEIMTLAGQSGSAKGVDSTQGAESAEEAARDLAKTHGCTVVVSGETDIVTDGERLVRIGGGSPLMPRVTGLGCTCTALCGAFCAVADSAFDAAVSAMTVMAVCGKRAANSSDGPGTLQLHIYDELYNLGISTLEAEMEVSED, translated from the coding sequence ATGAACAAAAGCACAATTTGCGAGAATCTGGAAAAACTTCGTGAAGCTGGACCGTTGGTGACGAGTATCACCAACTATGTCGTGACCAACTCCACGGCGAACGCGCTGCTGGCCATCGGTGCTTCTCCGATCATGACGCACGCGGTAGAGGAAGTTGAAGAACTCATGGCTTTCAGTGGTGCGCTGGTCATCAATCTGGGCACCGTCGCTCGGACCTATGCCGAAGCCATGCCCGTGGCATGGGCCGCAGCCAACAAAAACAACGTTCCCGTGGTTCTCGATCCCGTCGGCGCCGGAGCCACCAAGCTTCGGACCGAGCTTCCCGTCGGAATGCTGAAGGAATATCGTCCGGCGATCATTCGCGGTAATGCGTCCGAGATCATGACGCTTGCCGGCCAGTCCGGTTCGGCAAAGGGTGTGGACAGCACTCAGGGGGCCGAATCCGCAGAAGAAGCGGCGCGGGATCTTGCCAAGACGCATGGTTGCACCGTTGTGGTCAGCGGTGAGACGGATATCGTCACGGACGGCGAGCGGCTGGTACGCATTGGCGGTGGCTCTCCGCTCATGCCTCGTGTGACGGGCCTTGGCTGCACCTGCACGGCTCTTTGCGGAGCCTTCTGCGCCGTGGCCGATTCCGCTTTCGACGCAGCGGTTTCCGCCATGACAGTCATGGCCGTGTGCGGAAAACGCGCCGCCAACAGTTCGGACGGTCCCGGCACCCTGCAACTGCACATTTACGACGAGCTCTACAATCTCGGCATCTCCACGCTTGAGGCC
- a CDS encoding basic amino acid ABC transporter substrate-binding protein — protein sequence MKRMFKMLVAVMAMVMVLGVAAANAEGMLERVKEAGVVTVGNSPDYPPYENMDGDKRVGFDIDLMEAIADKMGIEIEWRTMGFDTIISAVTMGQVDLGCSGFGITEDRKRSVDFTDPYYRSGQGIVTRKGADIKAGKDLAGKRVAAQLGTTCVEAARKVDGAEVVEPETWSVAFMMLKTEAVDAVVADIPVAEEYAKKQGFVIAPEPLTEELNAIIVPKGNPEMVKALNAALAELREDGTHAKLVEKWMK from the coding sequence ATGAAAAGAATGTTCAAAATGCTGGTGGCCGTCATGGCCATGGTCATGGTGCTCGGCGTCGCGGCCGCCAACGCCGAAGGCATGCTGGAGCGCGTGAAGGAAGCCGGTGTGGTCACCGTCGGCAACAGCCCCGACTACCCGCCGTACGAAAACATGGACGGCGACAAGCGCGTCGGTTTCGACATCGACCTCATGGAAGCCATCGCCGACAAGATGGGCATCGAGATCGAATGGCGGACCATGGGCTTTGATACCATTATTTCCGCTGTGACCATGGGTCAGGTTGACCTCGGTTGCTCCGGCTTCGGCATCACCGAAGACCGCAAGCGCAGCGTTGATTTCACCGATCCGTACTACCGCTCCGGTCAGGGCATCGTGACCCGTAAGGGCGCTGACATCAAGGCCGGCAAGGATCTCGCCGGAAAGCGCGTGGCCGCCCAGCTCGGCACCACCTGCGTGGAAGCCGCCCGCAAGGTTGACGGCGCCGAAGTCGTGGAACCGGAAACCTGGTCCGTTGCCTTCATGATGCTCAAGACCGAAGCCGTGGACGCCGTCGTCGCCGACATCCCGGTTGCGGAAGAATACGCCAAGAAGCAGGGTTTCGTGATCGCTCCGGAGCCGCTGACCGAAGAGCTCAACGCCATCATCGTGCCCAAGGGCAACCCCGAGATGGTCAAGGCGCTCAACGCCGCTCTCGCCGAGCTCCGTGAGGACGGCACTCACGCCAAGCTCGTCGAAAAATGGATGAAGTAA
- a CDS encoding thioredoxin domain-containing protein produces the protein MQYTNALIHEKSPYLLQHAHNPVDWLPWGDDAFERARREDKPVLVSIGYSTCHWCHVMERESFEDEDIARLLNEAFICVKVDREERPDVDSVYMTVCNLLTGSGGWPLNVVLTPDRKPFFAATYIPPSARGGRLGLDELIPRITDAWKTDRQKVMDVSENITENLVSISTPAPSSDGLPDGRRLARLVHGSLSSGFDSQYGGFGSAPKFPSPHNLLFLLRHGRLTGSKEPASMAFETLAAMRRGGVWDHVGFGFHRYATDRMWLLPHFEKMLYDQAMLALAYLEAYQISGNDEFAETARRIFTYVLRXLRDPSGGFHTAEDADSEGEEGLFHTWTLKEIESVLSPEESAAFCKHYNILQEGNFRDEATGELTGRNIPHESDVSPVPAELLEFARKKLFTEREKRIRPHLDDKILTDMNGLMIAALARGGRVLGQPEYTDAAKKAAEFVLDTLSDGNGALRHGYREGVMNAPGTLDDHAYMLWGLLELHDATFDNRMLEQALLVARNMIDSFEDEERGGFHLSSKDSETVLVRQKDSYDGALPCGNSVAVHTLYRLSRMLRMQALRDAATRCATAFSGILEQQPQALVHMVGALELMQHAETDIVVAGKTDSEATRELLKSLAPVRPMSTTVIFVPIDEPDLPTALPDPAPYKLELEGMGAEAAAWVCIDKSCRRPVTSPEDLREQLSKSAD, from the coding sequence ATGCAATACACCAACGCCCTGATTCACGAAAAAAGCCCCTACCTTCTCCAGCACGCACACAATCCGGTCGATTGGCTTCCATGGGGCGATGATGCATTCGAGCGCGCCCGGCGCGAGGACAAGCCCGTGCTGGTCTCCATCGGCTATTCCACCTGCCACTGGTGCCATGTCATGGAGCGGGAAAGCTTCGAGGACGAGGACATCGCCCGGCTTCTGAACGAGGCCTTCATCTGCGTCAAGGTGGACCGTGAGGAACGCCCGGATGTGGATTCAGTCTACATGACGGTCTGCAACCTGCTGACCGGCTCCGGCGGTTGGCCGCTGAACGTGGTGCTCACGCCGGACAGAAAACCCTTCTTCGCCGCCACGTACATCCCCCCTTCCGCACGAGGTGGCAGGCTCGGCCTGGACGAACTCATCCCCCGAATAACCGACGCATGGAAAACCGACCGACAAAAGGTTATGGACGTCTCCGAAAATATCACGGAGAACCTTGTTTCCATCAGCACACCGGCCCCTTCCTCGGACGGACTCCCCGATGGCCGCAGACTCGCAAGACTGGTCCACGGCTCACTGAGCAGCGGATTCGACAGCCAGTACGGCGGATTCGGCTCCGCGCCCAAGTTCCCCTCCCCGCACAATCTCCTCTTTCTCCTGCGCCATGGACGGCTGACAGGCTCGAAGGAACCCGCATCCATGGCGTTCGAGACGCTGGCCGCCATGCGTCGCGGCGGCGTCTGGGATCACGTAGGCTTTGGTTTTCATCGTTATGCCACGGACCGCATGTGGCTGCTGCCTCACTTCGAGAAGATGCTCTACGATCAGGCCATGCTCGCGCTGGCGTATCTGGAAGCCTATCAGATCAGTGGCAATGACGAGTTTGCGGAAACCGCGCGACGCATCTTCACCTACGTACTGCGTGNCCTGCGCGACCCCTCCGGTGGATTTCACACTGCGGAAGATGCGGACAGCGAAGGTGAGGAGGGACTCTTTCACACCTGGACACTGAAGGAAATCGAGTCAGTCCTGTCACCCGAAGAGTCCGCAGCGTTTTGCAAGCACTACAACATATTGCAGGAAGGAAACTTCCGCGACGAAGCCACAGGAGAGCTGACGGGGCGCAATATCCCGCATGAAAGCGATGTATCACCGGTGCCCGCCGAACTGCTGGAATTCGCGCGAAAAAAACTCTTCACCGAGCGAGAAAAACGCATCAGGCCGCACCTCGACGACAAGATTCTCACCGATATGAACGGACTCATGATAGCGGCGCTGGCTCGTGGCGGCAGGGTTCTGGGGCAGCCGGAATACACTGACGCAGCAAAAAAAGCCGCCGAGTTCGTGCTCGACACACTTTCCGACGGCAACGGCGCGCTTCGGCACGGCTACCGAGAGGGCGTCATGAATGCACCCGGCACTCTCGACGACCACGCCTACATGCTCTGGGGGCTTCTGGAGCTTCACGATGCCACGTTCGACAACCGTATGCTCGAACAGGCGCTGTTGGTGGCCCGTAACATGATCGATTCATTCGAGGACGAGGAACGCGGCGGGTTCCACCTGAGTTCCAAGGATTCGGAAACTGTTCTGGTTCGTCAGAAGGACAGCTACGACGGCGCTCTGCCTTGCGGCAATTCCGTGGCCGTACACACGCTCTATCGCCTGAGCAGGATGCTGAGGATGCAGGCGCTCAGGGATGCCGCCACGCGTTGCGCCACGGCTTTCTCCGGCATTCTGGAACAGCAGCCTCAGGCACTGGTCCACATGGTCGGCGCGCTGGAACTGATGCAACACGCCGAAACCGACATCGTCGTGGCGGGCAAAACCGATTCGGAGGCTACGCGAGAGCTTCTGAAATCCCTCGCCCCGGTCCGTCCCATGTCCACCACGGTAATCTTCGTACCGATCGATGAGCCCGACCTTCCGACCGCCCTCCCCGATCCGGCTCCTTACAAGCTGGAGCTGGAAGGGATGGGCGCCGAGGCGGCGGCATGGGTCTGCATCGACAAATCCTGCCGACGCCCCGTCACATCGCCCGAAGATCTGCGAGAGCAACTTTCCAAATCGGCAGATTGA
- a CDS encoding ATP-binding cassette domain-containing protein: protein MESKYPSRDRKPFSELGETPAVRLVNLTKRFGKVVANDSINLDIHAGRIKALLGENGAGKSTMMSMLAGRYKPDDGYIEIDGEPVSFSSSKDALDAGIGMVYQHFMLVESMTVAENVLLGQEGKFFVDPKEMVERVSGIAEQYGLDINPAARICDLSMGEKQRVEILKLLYRESRILIFDEPTAVLTPEETVRLFEALWKMADQGKSIVFISHKLEEVIALADEIAILRRGRIEGVVDPASIESKADLARRMVGKEVLLEIDREPMEPGEEVLDVRNLTGMGLEDVNFNIRQGEVLAIVGVAGNGQKALIEAICGLRKPPRDTIFINRKPWRKFFAESTWKRSLSYIPEDRLGLATLRNHNLVDNLLLTTRKGFAFGPWLDKKKAATKAKDLIKKFDIRPPKITALAWQLSGGNLQKTVLARELFREPVLIVAEQPSQGLDVSATEEVWKSLLEVREMAGVLLVTGDLNEALQLADRVAVIYRGRILGMLPTGDEKTPGRIGPLMAGLSEE from the coding sequence GTGGAAAGCAAGTACCCGTCCCGCGACCGCAAGCCGTTCTCCGAGCTTGGCGAAACGCCCGCCGTCCGGCTGGTGAATCTCACCAAGCGTTTCGGCAAAGTGGTCGCCAACGACAGCATCAATCTCGACATTCACGCCGGGCGCATCAAGGCGCTTCTGGGCGAAAACGGCGCGGGCAAATCCACCATGATGAGCATGCTCGCCGGTCGCTACAAGCCCGACGACGGCTACATCGAGATCGACGGAGAGCCCGTTTCCTTTTCTTCATCCAAGGATGCGCTGGATGCCGGAATCGGCATGGTTTACCAGCACTTCATGCTCGTGGAATCGATGACCGTGGCGGAGAACGTCCTGCTCGGTCAGGAAGGCAAGTTCTTCGTTGATCCCAAGGAGATGGTTGAGCGCGTCAGCGGCATTGCCGAGCAGTACGGACTGGACATCAATCCGGCGGCACGCATTTGCGACCTTTCCATGGGTGAGAAACAGCGCGTCGAGATTCTCAAGCTCCTGTACCGTGAATCGCGTATTCTGATTTTCGACGAGCCCACCGCCGTCCTCACTCCCGAGGAGACCGTTCGCCTGTTTGAGGCGCTCTGGAAGATGGCGGATCAGGGCAAATCCATTGTTTTCATCAGCCACAAGCTGGAAGAGGTCATCGCGCTGGCAGACGAGATCGCTATCCTGCGTCGCGGCCGCATCGAAGGCGTGGTTGACCCGGCCTCCATTGAATCCAAGGCAGATTTGGCCCGTCGCATGGTGGGCAAGGAAGTGCTCCTGGAGATCGACCGTGAACCCATGGAGCCCGGCGAGGAAGTGCTCGACGTGCGCAATCTCACCGGCATGGGGCTGGAGGATGTGAATTTCAACATCCGTCAGGGCGAGGTGCTGGCCATCGTTGGCGTGGCGGGCAACGGCCAGAAGGCGCTCATCGAGGCCATCTGCGGCCTGCGGAAGCCACCGCGCGATACCATCTTCATCAACCGCAAGCCTTGGCGCAAGTTCTTTGCGGAATCCACGTGGAAACGCTCGCTTTCCTACATCCCCGAAGACCGTCTCGGCCTTGCCACGCTGAGGAATCACAACCTCGTGGACAACCTGCTGCTGACCACCCGCAAGGGTTTTGCCTTCGGGCCGTGGCTGGACAAGAAGAAGGCCGCCACCAAGGCCAAGGACCTCATCAAGAAATTCGACATCCGGCCGCCGAAGATTACGGCGCTGGCGTGGCAGCTCTCCGGCGGCAACCTCCAGAAGACCGTTCTTGCCCGTGAGCTTTTCCGCGAACCGGTTCTTATCGTCGCGGAGCAGCCCTCGCAGGGGCTGGATGTCTCCGCTACGGAAGAGGTCTGGAAAAGCCTGCTGGAAGTCCGGGAAATGGCGGGGGTTCTGCTTGTGACAGGCGACCTGAACGAAGCATTACAGCTTGCCGACAGGGTTGCGGTCATATATAGAGGCCGAATTCTGGGTATGTTGCCCACGGGTGACGAAAAGACTCCGGGAAGGATCGGGCCGCTCATGGCTGGCCTGAGTGAAGAATAG
- the der gene encoding ribosome biogenesis GTPase Der, translated as MLATVALVGRPNVGKSTLFNRLLRRSVAITHDLPGVTRDRIFEECQIKGVRFGLVDTGGMVLESEATPELSKDFENEIFEQAREAILEANAIVLVVDGKEGMTPLDEQAAEFVRKSGKPVLLLINKVDGSEVEANMCADFYSLGLDMLPVSAAHGYKLNEARERVAEMVLDLGLPDEEEDDVERGVRITMLGRPNAGKSSMVNAIIGQKRLIVSDVAGTTRDSIDVTFEQGGKRYTFVDTAGVRRRTNITEQLEHVSVLRALKNSRRSDVTVLVIDGTDRVSRQDKRLIEFLVREKVPFMVAVNKVDLIERSQSTYVMDLFRKELRIVPHVPVFMTSTLKKVGVGKILPLAESMKAECAVRVGTGALNRALESVIQQHQPPVVKRRRPKFYYITQADEEIPTFVFFVNDHTIVKESYMRYLENQLRKLFGIQHAPVRVYCRSSHEKKGGEKRRGMTSIGKRGPGKGLRYGAKTRKQEKETETTLRRRHQDKKERK; from the coding sequence ATGCTAGCAACAGTTGCACTGGTCGGACGGCCAAACGTAGGTAAAAGCACGCTTTTCAACCGCCTGCTGCGCAGGTCGGTGGCCATCACGCACGACCTCCCCGGCGTCACGCGCGACCGCATCTTCGAGGAATGCCAGATCAAGGGCGTCCGTTTCGGTCTGGTGGACACGGGCGGCATGGTGCTGGAGTCCGAAGCCACTCCCGAGCTGTCCAAGGATTTTGAGAACGAGATATTCGAGCAGGCGCGCGAAGCCATCCTCGAAGCCAACGCCATCGTGCTGGTGGTTGACGGCAAGGAAGGCATGACACCGCTTGACGAGCAGGCCGCAGAGTTTGTCCGCAAAAGCGGCAAGCCGGTGCTGCTGCTGATCAACAAGGTCGATGGTTCGGAAGTCGAGGCGAACATGTGCGCCGACTTCTATTCCCTCGGCCTCGACATGCTGCCGGTCTCCGCGGCTCACGGCTACAAGCTCAACGAAGCCCGCGAGCGCGTGGCGGAAATGGTGCTTGATCTCGGTCTTCCCGATGAGGAGGAAGACGACGTCGAGCGCGGTGTGCGAATCACCATGCTCGGCAGGCCCAACGCGGGCAAGTCCTCCATGGTCAATGCCATTATCGGCCAGAAACGGCTCATCGTCAGCGATGTTGCCGGGACCACGCGCGACAGCATCGACGTGACCTTCGAGCAGGGCGGCAAGCGGTACACGTTCGTGGATACGGCCGGAGTGCGGCGCCGCACCAACATCACGGAGCAGCTGGAGCATGTGAGCGTGCTCAGGGCACTCAAAAACTCCCGCCGTTCCGACGTGACCGTGCTGGTCATCGACGGCACCGACCGCGTCTCGCGGCAGGACAAGCGGCTGATCGAGTTTCTCGTGCGCGAGAAGGTCCCGTTTATGGTCGCCGTGAACAAGGTTGACCTCATCGAGCGCTCGCAAAGCACCTACGTCATGGATCTTTTCCGCAAGGAACTGCGCATCGTGCCGCATGTGCCGGTGTTCATGACCTCTACGCTCAAGAAAGTGGGTGTGGGCAAGATTCTTCCGTTGGCCGAGAGCATGAAGGCCGAATGCGCCGTTCGCGTCGGCACCGGCGCGCTGAACAGGGCGCTGGAGTCGGTCATTCAGCAGCATCAGCCGCCCGTGGTCAAGCGCAGGCGTCCCAAGTTTTACTACATCACGCAGGCGGACGAGGAAATCCCCACCTTTGTCTTCTTCGTCAACGACCATACCATCGTCAAGGAATCGTACATGCGGTACCTTGAGAATCAGCTTCGCAAGCTGTTCGGCATCCAGCACGCGCCCGTGCGCGTCTATTGCCGGTCCAGCCATGAGAAGAAGGGCGGCGAAAAGCGCCGCGGCATGACTTCCATCGGCAAGCGCGGCCCCGGCAAAGGCCTTCGCTATGGTGCCAAGACCCGCAAGCAGGAAAAGGAAACCGAGACCACGCTGCGCCGTCGCCATCAGGACAAAAAGGAAAGAAAATAG
- a CDS encoding ABC transporter permease — MTELIIPLLAATVQSGTPVLFATLGEMFTEKGGVLNLGVEGMLSVAALAAFLTAYLTGSPWLGFLVGGAAGACMALLHAVVCISFLGNQVVSGLALTIFGLGLTKFLGTPYIGQTAPGFSKFAFPVLSSIPYIGDIFFRQDALVYVSFIVPFIFWFFFRRTSLGMAVTATGEYPQAAAAAGLKPMLLRYFAVCTGGFLVGLGGGYLSLAYTHLWTNGLSGGRGWIAVALVIFAFWRPGRAVIGAYLFGGVMAFQLRLQASGTNLPSSLLLMLPYALTIIVLVLSAFRGRGTEAPAALGTNIEPEG, encoded by the coding sequence ATGACCGAATTGATCATCCCCCTGTTGGCAGCCACCGTGCAGTCCGGAACCCCCGTGCTTTTTGCCACGCTTGGCGAAATGTTCACGGAGAAAGGTGGTGTCCTCAACCTTGGCGTGGAAGGTATGTTGAGCGTGGCGGCGCTTGCCGCGTTTCTGACCGCCTACTTGACCGGTTCTCCGTGGCTGGGATTTCTCGTTGGCGGAGCGGCCGGAGCCTGCATGGCCCTGCTGCATGCCGTGGTCTGCATCAGCTTCCTCGGCAATCAGGTTGTTTCCGGCCTTGCCCTGACCATTTTCGGGTTGGGGTTGACCAAATTCCTCGGCACGCCCTACATCGGCCAGACCGCGCCCGGTTTCTCCAAATTCGCGTTCCCCGTTCTGTCCTCCATTCCCTACATCGGAGACATCTTCTTCAGGCAGGACGCGTTGGTCTACGTGTCGTTCATCGTCCCGTTCATTTTCTGGTTCTTCTTCAGGCGCACGAGCCTCGGTATGGCGGTCACCGCTACTGGAGAATACCCGCAGGCCGCAGCCGCAGCCGGACTCAAGCCCATGCTGCTTCGCTATTTCGCCGTCTGTACCGGCGGGTTCCTCGTGGGACTCGGCGGCGGATACCTTTCGCTGGCGTACACGCATCTGTGGACCAATGGTCTCTCCGGCGGGCGTGGCTGGATCGCCGTTGCGCTCGTCATTTTCGCGTTCTGGCGTCCGGGCCGCGCAGTCATCGGCGCCTATCTTTTCGGCGGTGTCATGGCCTTTCAACTTCGGCTTCAGGCCTCCGGCACCAACCTGCCGTCGTCGCTTCTGCTCATGCTTCCCTACGCGTTGACCATCATCGTGCTCGTGCTTTCCGCCTTCCGGGGCAGGGGAACCGAGGCGCCCGCCGCGCTGGGAACCAACATCGAACCCGAGGGCTAG